Proteins encoded together in one Lathyrus oleraceus cultivar Zhongwan6 chromosome 5, CAAS_Psat_ZW6_1.0, whole genome shotgun sequence window:
- the LOC127085427 gene encoding vicilin-like — protein sequence MAATTMKASFPLLMLMGISFLASVCVSSRSDPQNPFIFKSNKFQTLFENENGHIRLLQKFDQRSKIFENLQNYRLLEYKSKPHTIFLPQHTDADYILVVLSGKAILTVLKPDDRNSFNLEREDTIKLPAGTIAYLVNRDDNEELRVLDLAIPVNRPGQLQSFLLSGNQNQQSYLSGFSKNILEASFNTDYEEIEKVLLEEHEKETQHRRSLKDKRQQSQEENVIVKLSRGQIEELSKNAKSTSKKSVSSESEPFNLRSRAPIYSNEFGKFFEITPEKNPQLQDLDIFVNSVEIKEGSILLPHYNSRAIVIVTVNEGKGDFELVGQRNENQQEQRKEVDEEEEQGEEEINKQVQNYKAKLSSGDVFVIPAGHPVAVKASSNLDLLGFGINAENNQRNFLAGDEDNVISQIQRPVKELAFPGSAQEVDRILENQKQSHFTDAQPQQRERGSRETRDRLSSV from the exons ATGGCTGCTACTACAATGAAAGCTTCATTTCCACTTTTGATGCTAATGGGAATTTCTTTCCTAGCATCAGTGTGTGTTTCTTCTAGGTCTGATCCTCAAAATCCTTTTATCTTCAAGTCTAACAAGTTTCAAACTCTTTTTGAGAATGAAAATGGGCACATTCGACTTCTGCAGAAATTTGACCAACGTTCTAAAATTTTCGAGAATCTACAAAACTACCGTCTTTTGGAATATAAGTCCAAACCTCACACAATATTTCTTCCGCAGCACACCGATGCCGATTACATCCTTGTTGTACTCAGTG GAAAAGCTATACTCACAGTGTTGAAACCCGATGATAGAAACTCCTTTAACCTTGAGCGCGAAGATACGATAAAACTTCCTGCTGGCACAATTGCTTATTTGGTTAACAGAGATGACAACGAGGAGCTTAGAGTATTAGATCTCGCCATTCCTGTAAATAGACCTGGCCAACTTCAG TCTTTCTTATTGTCTGGAAATCAAAACCAACAATCCTACTTATCTGGGTTTAGTAAGAACATTCTAGAGGCTTCCTTCAAT ACTGATTATGAAGAGATAGAAAAGGTTCTTTTAGAAGAGCATGAGAAAGAGACACAACACAGAAGAAGCCTTAAGGATAAGAGACAGCAAAGTCAAGAAGAGAATGTAATAGTAAAATTATCAAGGGGACAAATTGAGGAATTGAGTAAAAATGCAAAGTCTACCTCCAAAAAAAGTGTTTCCTCTGAATCTGAACCATTCAACTTGAGAAGTCGCGCTCCTATCTATTCCAACGAGTTTGGAAAGTTCTTTGAAATCACCCCAGAGAAAAATCCACAGCTTCAAGACTTGGATATATTTGTCAATTCTGTAGAGATTAAGGAG GGATCTATATTGTTGCCACACTACAATTCAAGGGCCATAGTAATAGTAACAGTTAACGAAGGAAAAGGAGATTTTGAACTTGTGGGTCAAAGAAATGAAAACCAACAAGAGCAGAGAAAAGAAGTTGACGAGGAAGAAGAACAAGGAGAAGAGGAGATAAATAAACAAGTGCAAAATTACAAAGCTAAATTGTCTTCAGGAGATGTTTTTGTGATTCCAGCAGGCCATCCAGTTGCCGTAAAAGCTTCCTCAAATCTTGATTTGCTTGGGTTTGGTATTAATGCTGAGAACAATCAGAGGAACTTTCTTGCAG GCGATGAGGATAATGTGATTAGTCAGATACAGCGACCAGTGAAAGAGCTTGCATTCCCTGGATCAGCTCAAGAGGTTGATAGGATACTAGAGAATCAGAAACAATCTCACTTTACAGATGCTCAACCTCAACAAAGGGAGAGAGGAAGTCGTGAAACAAGAGATCGTCTATCTTCAGTTTGA